The following nucleotide sequence is from Palaeococcus ferrophilus DSM 13482.
CCTCGAGCGCGTCCTGGAGTTCTACTACGAAATAGGCTGGATAAGCGAGAAGGTGCTCAACCAGCTGCTCCGCTATGCGAAGGGAACGAGACCCCACCACAGGGATCCCGAGTGGAAGCCGGCCGAGAAGCTCACCGTGCAGGACCACCTCATAAGCCTGCTCTTCATAGAGCGCCTTAGGGGTCTCAGGATAAACAGGGACGTCCTCGACAAGCTCGAAAGGGAAATCAAGATGCTTGAGAAGACGCTCGATGAGTTCTACGGCGTCTGAGGGGCAGTGGGAGCATGGGGTTCAGCGTCTCAGCGAGTGCAGCGATAATTTTTATTTCATTTTTAATGGCCGCTGCGACAGTCTACAATGCATGGGACAATGTTTACGCTCAGATTAAGGACGCTGAATCCTTTGAGAACAATTTGCAACTATCATGGGTTCATTCACGTGTAGAGATAGTGTCCATAACAAGTGATGGTACTGATGTCACTGTGGATTACATTAACAACGGCACGACTCTTTCCGCGAGATATCTCAACATATTCCGTGATGGGGTATACAGCTCCACACTTGATTGGGATTATTTCCTTCCTGGAGAGATTAATGGGATAATACACAGTAGTGTCTCCGATGGAAGTCATGTGTTTGAATACGTCTTTGATAACGGCTGTGTGCTGCGGTTTAACTTTACAAAGTCTGGGACAAGTGTAACCCTTAACAATCAGCAGTGGTACTGCCCAACGGAGGTGAGCTGATGGCCGCAGGAGGGCCAGCGAGTGAGCTCATAATGTTCATCGTCGCGGTAATCGTCGCGGGCACCGTTGCGGGTGCTTTGGCTTACGTTACCAACGACATAGCCCACGGTATCAACGATAGGGGAGCCATGATGGCGGACCAGCTCAGGACAGATTTTGCCATAATAAACGACCCCCAGAACATCCCCGTTAGTGGGACGGGTCCATACAACTACACGTTTTACATCAAGAACATAGGGAAGGAAAGCTTTGCCTTTGATTCATCCTCAGTTCAGGTGTTCATAGACGGTAACATAATGCCCCCTTCAAACCTCACCTTCACCGATACCTCCGGGAACGCCATCACTTCCCTCAACCCCTACGAGGTTGGTCAAATAATAGTGACCCGCGGAACTGCCCTATCATCCGGAGCCCACAAAATTGTGGTAGTGTTGGAAAATGGCAAGAGGAGAAGCTTGGTATTCGAAATATAATCCCGATGGGTGGTCATCTTGGTCGAGGAACTGCTCAAAATGCAGCTCAAGGGTGACGAGCTACACAGGCGTCTCGGGGGTGGTATCCCCGCGGGAAGCATAATCCTGATAGAGGGGGATAGGGGTACTGGCAAGTCCATATTCGTTCAGCGCCTCCTCTACGGCTTCCTGATGAACGGTTATTCCGCCTCCTACGTCTCAAGTCAGTACACCACGGTGGAGTACATAAGGCAGATGGGCTCCCTCGGGTACGATATAATTCCCTTTCTCATCCGCAAGAAGCTGGTTTTCGTGTCACTCTACCCTCTTCTCACGGGTGTTAGCGAGAAGAAGAAGTTTTTGAGCAGGCTACTCGGCGAGCCTAGGCTGTGGGATTCAAACGTGGTCATCATAGATTCATTCTCATCAATCCTCTCGAGGGAGCAGGATGTAGCAGCCGTGAGAAACTTCCTCATGTACCTCAAGAAGCTCGTTAGCCTGAGCAAGGTGGTCATACTGACTATAAACCCAGAGGAGATCAACAGAGACGTGCTTTTTTCGCTTGAAGAGGCCGCCTCCATGCTCATCCGCCTAAACGTTAAGGTCTTCGGTGGCGACCTGAAGAACTCGGCAACCATAGTCAAGTACAACAACGCCAAGGGTGTCTTTCAGAAGATTATACCCTTCCGCGTTGAGCCGAGGGTTGGGCTTATAGTAGAAATTGCGGCGGTGGTGTGACATGGCCCAGAGGGTAAGCGAGACACTGGACGATGCGATGAGGAGGAACCCCCATCTCAGAAAGTACGTGGAGCAGTTCAGGAAGAAGTACGGGAAGATGCCCGAGTTCCACGCCCAGCTCTCGAGGGATATGAAGGAGATAATGTACCCCAACATTCTCTATCCCGTTGGAGATCCGATATTCGTCCATATATACTCCGACCCGCAGACTGAAAAGCGCTACATCGTCATAGAGCCGCGCATAGAGAACAGGGAAGAGGAGAAGAAGTACGGGATTATAAGGGACAGGATACTGGAGCTGGCCCCAACGAGGGACATCCCGGAGGACCCCGATGAGTTCGAGCGCTTCCTCGACAACCTCTTTGAGGAGGCGGTGCTCTCGCTCATAAAATCAAAGGCGGGCTTTCTGGGGAGGAAGGCGCCCATAACAATCACCAAGGAAGAGATGGAAAAGTTCCGCTACCTCATCAAGAGGGACATCATAGGTATAGGCCCCCTGGAACCCATAGCGCGCGACCCCTACATCGAGGATATCCACATAATTGGTGCCAACTACGTCTCACTCATCCACAAGATATTCGAGGCGATGCCGACTAACATAACCTTCGGCGACAACATAGCCCTCTCGGATTATCTCAAGAACATGAGCGAGCGCATTGGAAGGCCCGTAAGCGACAGGAACCCCATAGTTGACGGTGCCCTGCCCGATGGCTCACGTATCAACATAATCTACTCCCCCGACGTGTCAATAAAGGGGCCGAGCGCCACAATCCGTAAGTTCGCGGCCACCCCCCTAAGCGTTACCCAGCTCGTCGCATGGAACACCTTCAGCGCCGAGGAAGCTGCCTACCTGTGGCTCGCCCTCGAGTACGGCATGAGCGTCTTCGTTTGTGGTGAGACAGCTTCCGGAAAAACCACCACCCTCAACTCGATAATACCCTTCATCAAGCCGACCGCTAAAATCTACACCGCGGAGGATACCCCGGAGGTTCACGTGCCCCACCCGACGTGGCAGCGTCTCATAACCAGGGAGCGCGGGCCCGAGGAGAGCAGGGTTACGCTCTTTGACCTTCTGAAAGCTGCCCTTCGTTCGAGGCCGAACTACATCATCGTCGGTGAGATTCGTGGTGCGGAGGGTGCCATAGCCTTCCAGGCAATGCAGACGGGTCACCCTGTTATGAGCACGTTCCACGCTGGTGACATCAAGAAGATGATCCAGCGTTTCACGGGGCACCCAATCAACGTGCCGGTCACGTTCATAGACAACCTCAACATAGCCCTCTTCCAGCAGGCGGTATACGTCAAGGGCAAGTTCCTGAGGAGGGTTCTCACCATAGTTGAGATCGAGGGCTATTACGAGGAGCTCGGTGGAGTCGCCACGAGGAACGTTTTCGAGTGGGATCCCGTCTCGGACAGGCACATCTTCCGTGGTTTCAACAACTCCTACATCCTCGAGAGGAAGATAGCGGAGGTCGCTGGCTACGAGGATCCAAAGGAGATCTACAACGAGCTCTTCCTGAGGGCCAGGATAATCGAGAGGATGATAGAGCTTGGGATTACAAACTACTGGGACGTTTACAGGGAGATCAAAGCCTTCTACGAGAAGGGAATCGAGGGACTCAGCTTCAGGCTGTGAGGTGATTGGATGGTAAACGAGGAGCACATCAGCATCTTCGTGAAGGCAGACGTATCAATGGCGGAATACCTTAAGAAGATCCTCCTTCCGAGCCTAGCTGCCTCCCTCGTCCTTTTCGTGGCCGCTTCCGTGTTCCTCCGCTTTTTTCCCCTTCCGATGGGTTTAGTAGTCATACTGTACATTGTGCCCGCCCTCCTCGTTCTTTACGCTGCGGTCTACCCCTACATCACCGCCGACAGCAAGAAGATATCAATAAACTCCCGCCTCCCCTTCTTCATAACCTACTTTGCCGTGCTCTCGACGAGCGAGATGGGAAGGGCCGAGCTGATAGAGGTTCTCTCAAAAGACCCGAAGCTCGGTGCCATAGCCTCGGAACTCAAAAAGGTTTACGTTATAGTCAACAAGCTCCACCGCTCCCTCCCGGAGGCCTTCCGCTTCCTTGCGCGCAGGACGCCGAGTCAGGTTTTCTCGGACTTCCTCGACAGGCTCGCCTACTCCCTGGACAGCGGTGTTGACCTGAAGGAGTACCTATTCCAGGAGCAGCAGACGGTTATGGACGACTACCAGACCTTCTACGAGGGTGCCCTCTACGACCTCGACATATTCAAGGAGATATACGAGTCAATAATCATATCCGTCGTTTTCGCGGCGGCCTTCATAATCATAGGCCCAATCATAACTGGCCAGGACATAACACGCCTCGCCATATACCTGATATTCATGATCGTCGCGGCCGAGGTGGGAATCCTCCTTATCATAAAGTACCGCATGCCGGAGGATCC
It contains:
- a CDS encoding type II/IV secretion system ATPase subunit; the encoded protein is MAQRVSETLDDAMRRNPHLRKYVEQFRKKYGKMPEFHAQLSRDMKEIMYPNILYPVGDPIFVHIYSDPQTEKRYIVIEPRIENREEEKKYGIIRDRILELAPTRDIPEDPDEFERFLDNLFEEAVLSLIKSKAGFLGRKAPITITKEEMEKFRYLIKRDIIGIGPLEPIARDPYIEDIHIIGANYVSLIHKIFEAMPTNITFGDNIALSDYLKNMSERIGRPVSDRNPIVDGALPDGSRINIIYSPDVSIKGPSATIRKFAATPLSVTQLVAWNTFSAEEAAYLWLALEYGMSVFVCGETASGKTTTLNSIIPFIKPTAKIYTAEDTPEVHVPHPTWQRLITRERGPEESRVTLFDLLKAALRSRPNYIIVGEIRGAEGAIAFQAMQTGHPVMSTFHAGDIKKMIQRFTGHPINVPVTFIDNLNIALFQQAVYVKGKFLRRVLTIVEIEGYYEELGGVATRNVFEWDPVSDRHIFRGFNNSYILERKIAEVAGYEDPKEIYNELFLRARIIERMIELGITNYWDVYREIKAFYEKGIEGLSFRL
- a CDS encoding flagellar protein G, which produces MAAGGPASELIMFIVAVIVAGTVAGALAYVTNDIAHGINDRGAMMADQLRTDFAIINDPQNIPVSGTGPYNYTFYIKNIGKESFAFDSSSVQVFIDGNIMPPSNLTFTDTSGNAITSLNPYEVGQIIVTRGTALSSGAHKIVVVLENGKRRSLVFEI
- a CDS encoding ATPase domain-containing protein codes for the protein MVEELLKMQLKGDELHRRLGGGIPAGSIILIEGDRGTGKSIFVQRLLYGFLMNGYSASYVSSQYTTVEYIRQMGSLGYDIIPFLIRKKLVFVSLYPLLTGVSEKKKFLSRLLGEPRLWDSNVVIIDSFSSILSREQDVAAVRNFLMYLKKLVSLSKVVILTINPEEINRDVLFSLEEAASMLIRLNVKVFGGDLKNSATIVKYNNAKGVFQKIIPFRVEPRVGLIVEIAAVV